A part of Paenarthrobacter sp. A20 genomic DNA contains:
- a CDS encoding epoxide hydrolase family protein → MMNITEASIDIRDFRLDVPQAELDDLMERLARTRLPRTAPVDDWDAGTPNSYLREAVDAWTTSFDWRTQEARINAVPHFTTEIDGQHFHFIHVRSPHAGATPLLLAHTYPGSSVDYLDMIDELTDPVAHGGRAEDAFDVVIPDAPGYGFSNPVAESGWNTARVARAYDALMRGLGYTHYGIHGSDNGAMVARELGLLNPDGFLGLHVLQLFSFPSGDPAEFEKLEPQDYAGLAHMEWFQSVGGYNTMNASRPQTVAVGLSDSPVGLLAYSELFNSFGNGTSLVPLEKILTEVTVNWFANAAAGMSRSYLDNARTHAEPEVNGAPTGVAVFKDDFQTIRVFAERDNSNIVHWSRFEEGGHFAALEVPSLLAGDIRTFFGLVRAER, encoded by the coding sequence ATGATGAATATCACAGAAGCGAGTATCGATATCCGCGACTTCCGCCTGGACGTTCCCCAGGCCGAACTTGATGATCTGATGGAGCGCCTCGCCCGGACCCGGCTGCCCCGGACGGCACCTGTTGATGACTGGGACGCCGGGACCCCTAACTCCTACCTTCGCGAGGCCGTGGACGCGTGGACCACCAGCTTTGACTGGCGGACCCAGGAAGCGCGCATCAACGCCGTTCCGCACTTCACCACCGAGATCGACGGACAGCACTTCCACTTCATCCATGTGCGCTCACCACACGCTGGAGCTACGCCGCTGCTCCTGGCGCACACCTACCCTGGCTCATCCGTCGACTACCTCGACATGATCGATGAACTTACCGATCCCGTGGCGCACGGTGGCCGGGCTGAGGACGCCTTCGACGTAGTGATCCCGGATGCCCCCGGCTACGGATTCTCCAATCCTGTGGCCGAGTCCGGGTGGAACACCGCACGCGTGGCCCGAGCCTATGACGCTCTCATGCGCGGGCTTGGCTACACCCACTACGGTATTCACGGTTCTGACAACGGCGCGATGGTCGCCCGGGAGCTCGGTCTCTTGAACCCGGACGGATTCCTTGGCCTCCACGTGTTGCAGCTTTTCTCGTTCCCATCCGGTGACCCGGCCGAGTTCGAGAAGCTCGAACCGCAAGACTACGCAGGGCTCGCCCATATGGAGTGGTTCCAGTCTGTCGGGGGCTACAACACAATGAACGCGAGCCGTCCGCAGACCGTGGCTGTGGGGCTGAGTGACTCGCCTGTGGGGCTGCTGGCCTACAGCGAGTTGTTCAACTCGTTCGGAAACGGTACCTCACTGGTCCCGCTCGAGAAGATCCTTACCGAAGTGACCGTGAACTGGTTTGCGAACGCTGCGGCAGGCATGAGCCGAAGTTACCTGGACAACGCCCGCACCCACGCCGAACCAGAGGTGAACGGGGCGCCCACCGGTGTGGCAGTTTTCAAAGACGACTTTCAGACGATCCGTGTCTTCGCCGAGCGGGACAACTCAAACATCGTGCACTGGAGTCGATTTGAGGAAGGTGGGCACTTCGCCGCATTGGAAGTGCCATCGCTCCTGGCCGGAGACATACGAACATTCTTCGGGCTGGTTCGCGCCGAGCGGTGA
- a CDS encoding YafY family protein, with protein MSSTAERLLALLSLLQSRPDWTGTELAHRLGISTRTVRKDIDRLRELGYPVDATRGTTGGYRLGAGGKLPPLLLDDEEAVAVAIGLRTATGIAGIAESSARALAKLEQVLPSRLRPTVTALSNVDRAPENNGTDAEDPEVNHAVLAAIAAAIRDVEWFRFDDRGTPRLVEPYRLLSWQRRWYLVGRDPASDEWGVFRADWIEPRLRTRRRFSPLPLPGGDYTAFAMQSIAASGWKVHARLRVAAPAEAVLARINHAVGVVESISDTESVLVTGADSLETIAAYIGMLGMDFTVESPAALVPHLRHLADVYLRAINDEPATATDRK; from the coding sequence ATGTCTTCTACAGCTGAACGCCTCCTGGCCCTGCTTTCGCTCCTGCAGTCGCGGCCCGATTGGACGGGTACGGAACTCGCTCACCGCCTCGGCATTTCAACGCGCACGGTTCGCAAGGACATCGATCGATTACGCGAACTCGGGTACCCGGTGGATGCGACCCGCGGGACGACGGGAGGCTACCGCCTTGGTGCCGGCGGAAAGCTACCGCCGCTGCTCCTCGACGACGAGGAAGCCGTCGCCGTCGCTATTGGCCTCCGCACGGCAACCGGCATCGCCGGCATTGCGGAGTCGAGTGCCCGCGCCCTCGCAAAACTTGAGCAGGTGCTGCCGTCGCGGCTGCGGCCAACTGTTACGGCACTGTCGAATGTCGATCGCGCGCCCGAGAACAACGGGACAGACGCGGAAGATCCCGAAGTCAACCACGCAGTTCTCGCCGCCATTGCCGCCGCCATCCGCGACGTCGAGTGGTTCCGGTTCGATGACCGAGGTACGCCCAGGCTTGTGGAGCCTTATCGGCTGCTGAGTTGGCAACGGCGCTGGTACTTGGTGGGGCGTGACCCTGCCTCTGATGAATGGGGCGTCTTCCGCGCAGACTGGATTGAACCGCGGCTGCGTACCCGACGTCGGTTCTCCCCGTTACCCCTGCCGGGCGGTGACTACACCGCGTTCGCGATGCAATCGATCGCCGCCAGCGGTTGGAAAGTGCATGCCCGCCTTCGCGTAGCTGCTCCTGCAGAGGCGGTCCTGGCTCGAATCAACCACGCTGTGGGGGTGGTGGAGTCGATCTCCGATACCGAGTCCGTCTTGGTTACTGGCGCCGACAGCCTCGAAACCATCGCCGCCTACATCGGCATGCTTGGCATGGATTTCACAGTCGAGTCGCCAGCTGCCCTGGTACCCCACTTGAGGCATCTCGCAGACGTCTACCTTCGAGCGATAAACGACGAACCGGCTACGGCTACCGACAGAAAGTGA
- a CDS encoding NUDIX hydrolase, with translation MPQLARRLFVLPPELEGAARNWLELGERTPRAARFASSVVLLRDSPTGLETWLGYRPGSSPLGVVAFPGGSLDPSDDDPVGWVGPSPQQWAEHMGTDDVGLARRHVVGAIRELFEETGVLLAGPDASSTVEANSTVDWMRAREAVAAQEKSFTEMLSKRGLSLRTDLLKPLVNWLSPDFAHTRFNTRYFAATVPVNQQPSILGSKGVWGRWVTAAEAVALRETPALGDEVGQQNTVGLTLGQLLVPGSEIMLEKMAASNGCIAYLSYKRKAHVYQAKLVDEGGILMLEVEAARTIAGEPQRER, from the coding sequence TTGCCGCAGCTTGCCCGCCGCCTGTTTGTACTGCCTCCCGAACTCGAAGGGGCAGCACGGAACTGGCTTGAGCTCGGCGAGCGGACCCCCAGGGCCGCCCGCTTTGCATCGTCCGTTGTGCTTTTGCGCGACTCGCCCACCGGCTTGGAAACCTGGCTTGGTTACAGGCCAGGCTCCTCGCCGTTGGGCGTTGTCGCGTTCCCGGGTGGATCTTTGGATCCGTCCGACGACGACCCCGTAGGGTGGGTTGGCCCCTCACCCCAGCAGTGGGCTGAGCACATGGGAACGGACGACGTCGGACTCGCCCGCCGCCACGTGGTGGGCGCCATCCGCGAACTCTTCGAAGAGACCGGCGTCCTGCTCGCGGGACCCGACGCATCATCCACCGTTGAGGCCAACTCCACTGTGGACTGGATGCGCGCCCGCGAAGCCGTGGCAGCCCAGGAGAAGTCCTTCACGGAGATGCTCTCCAAACGTGGACTCTCCCTTCGCACTGACCTTCTGAAGCCCTTGGTGAACTGGCTCAGCCCGGACTTTGCCCACACCCGTTTCAATACGCGCTACTTCGCCGCGACCGTCCCCGTGAACCAACAGCCCAGCATCCTTGGCAGCAAGGGCGTGTGGGGGCGCTGGGTCACCGCGGCCGAAGCGGTTGCCCTCCGCGAGACCCCGGCGCTCGGAGACGAAGTAGGCCAGCAAAACACCGTTGGCCTCACCCTCGGCCAGCTCCTGGTACCCGGCTCCGAGATCATGCTCGAGAAGATGGCTGCCTCCAACGGCTGCATCGCCTACCTGAGCTACAAGCGCAAAGCCCATGTGTACCAGGCGAAACTCGTAGACGAGGGCGGAATCCTGATGCTTGAGGTCGAAGCAGCCCGGACCATCGCTGGAGAGCCCCAGCGGGAGCGTTAA
- a CDS encoding RidA family protein: MTTPAETTSPAESGAPTSAVEQRLAELGLTLPEVAAPVADYVPAIVSGNYVYTSGQLPFINGKLEAKGKVSLGELGTSDEPTVDPDDAKRYAAVCAINALAAVKSVIGDLDRITRIVKVVGFVSSEPTFTGQPGVINGASELLGQVFGDAGKHARSAVGVSVLPLDSPVEVELIAEFS; encoded by the coding sequence ATGACCACCCCCGCAGAAACCACGTCTCCCGCGGAATCCGGCGCCCCCACGTCCGCTGTTGAGCAGCGACTGGCCGAGCTCGGATTGACCCTCCCCGAGGTCGCCGCCCCTGTTGCCGACTACGTGCCGGCCATCGTCTCCGGCAACTACGTTTACACCTCCGGACAGCTGCCCTTTATTAACGGCAAACTCGAAGCTAAGGGCAAGGTCTCCCTCGGTGAGTTGGGCACCTCCGACGAGCCCACCGTTGATCCCGACGACGCCAAGCGCTACGCCGCCGTCTGCGCCATTAACGCCCTGGCAGCAGTCAAGAGCGTCATCGGCGACCTCGACCGCATCACCCGCATCGTCAAGGTTGTCGGTTTCGTCTCTTCGGAACCAACCTTCACCGGCCAGCCCGGCGTCATCAACGGTGCGTCCGAACTCCTCGGCCAGGTCTTTGGCGACGCCGGCAAGCACGCACGCTCCGCCGTCGGCGTTTCTGTCCTGCCGCTCGACTCTCCTGTTGAAGTCGAGCTCATTGCTGAATTCAGCTAA
- a CDS encoding DUF4177 domain-containing protein has translation MTKWEYATIPLIIHATKQILDQWGEDGWELVQVVGGPDGKGLVAYLKREKQ, from the coding sequence ATGACCAAATGGGAGTACGCCACGATTCCGCTCATTATTCACGCCACGAAGCAGATCCTGGACCAGTGGGGCGAAGACGGCTGGGAGCTTGTCCAGGTCGTCGGTGGCCCCGATGGCAAAGGCCTTGTTGCATACCTGAAGAGGGAGAAGCAGTAA
- a CDS encoding transglycosylase domain-containing protein, which yields MTESLALAGKVENMVTRKNPLFDTATTLGKILGFLGVSAICGVLVAGLLVPAAAVSGSAASGSIQFFDTLPAELQVDPPSQNTTILAKDGSPIASIYAENRTKVPLDSMSPYIKDAVIAIEDSRFYEHGGIDTTGIMRAIVSTARGNKQGASTITQQYVNNVINESLVASDREEDVKLNGGGKGVGDKLREMKLAIALEKKFSKEQILEGYLNIVFFNRDAYGIEAASKFFFSTTAKDLTLPQAALLAGLVNSPSAFDPIANPDNAQKRRDLVLAAMVNQGKITQAEYDEAVATPVTTKVTPARQGCAYATMAPYFCDYVLHLLFNNPAYGDTTEERIKRVQRGGLTIQTTLDPTAQTVAQQQVDATAGANPDKWGASITSVQPGTGQIVSMAQNTVWLPQEGKFDQTQNFNVDVLDSNGNDLNGIGGFQPGSTMKPFTFAQWLNEGKSMNTNINASVRRYKQNFPWRNTCPAPTVGWYDATNGTFDLQNSDEGYYRNMTVLYGLMNSINTATFASASQVDLCGIQGIVDATGIHGGLPTRDETGKVTDPNPQVPMTTLSNLIGATQTAPLTMAAAFATFAADGKYCEPIAITSVKDQSGAELPAQSSNCKDAVKPEVARGVAYAMQEVLNAGSGSLIRPALSTRNNFPVAAKTGTNDSNGSTWVVGYTTGLATASWFGDPLGDQLRPGRNLTVNGKFYPSIDGYMIAGPQFTNYMLSVAPAYGTNPFQAPPSNLLGTAAPQRNTTPTPTTPNPAPSSGNSGNGNNGNNGNGNNDKD from the coding sequence ATGACAGAAAGCCTAGCCCTTGCCGGTAAAGTGGAAAACATGGTGACTCGCAAGAACCCACTATTCGACACTGCCACCACCCTCGGAAAGATTCTAGGCTTCCTTGGTGTGAGCGCGATTTGTGGCGTCCTCGTGGCGGGCCTCTTGGTCCCCGCAGCCGCCGTTTCGGGCAGTGCCGCCAGTGGTTCAATCCAGTTCTTTGACACTCTGCCGGCGGAACTCCAGGTGGATCCGCCCAGCCAGAACACAACGATCCTGGCGAAGGACGGTTCGCCGATCGCCTCGATCTATGCGGAGAACCGGACCAAGGTCCCGCTGGACTCGATGAGCCCGTATATCAAGGACGCTGTCATCGCCATCGAGGACAGCCGTTTCTATGAGCACGGCGGTATCGACACCACCGGCATCATGCGAGCCATCGTCAGCACCGCCCGCGGCAACAAGCAGGGCGCGTCCACCATCACGCAGCAGTACGTGAACAACGTCATCAACGAGTCCCTGGTGGCGTCCGACCGCGAAGAAGACGTCAAGCTCAATGGTGGCGGCAAAGGCGTGGGCGACAAGCTCCGCGAAATGAAGCTCGCCATCGCCCTGGAGAAGAAGTTCTCCAAGGAGCAGATCCTTGAGGGCTACCTCAACATCGTGTTCTTCAACCGTGACGCCTACGGAATCGAAGCTGCCTCCAAGTTCTTCTTCAGCACCACCGCCAAGGACCTGACACTTCCGCAGGCGGCCCTCCTGGCCGGCCTCGTGAACAGCCCCTCAGCCTTCGATCCCATCGCGAACCCGGACAACGCGCAGAAGCGCCGCGACCTCGTGCTCGCTGCCATGGTGAACCAAGGCAAGATCACGCAGGCCGAGTATGACGAAGCCGTAGCCACCCCGGTCACCACCAAGGTCACCCCGGCCCGTCAGGGTTGCGCGTACGCCACCATGGCGCCGTACTTCTGTGACTACGTCCTTCACCTGCTCTTCAACAACCCCGCCTATGGCGACACCACGGAAGAGCGCATCAAGCGCGTCCAGCGCGGCGGTCTTACCATCCAGACCACCCTCGATCCGACCGCCCAGACGGTCGCCCAGCAACAGGTCGATGCCACGGCTGGCGCCAACCCGGACAAGTGGGGCGCGTCCATCACCTCTGTTCAGCCGGGAACGGGCCAAATTGTCAGCATGGCCCAGAACACCGTCTGGCTCCCTCAAGAGGGCAAGTTCGATCAAACCCAGAACTTCAACGTCGACGTCCTGGATTCCAATGGAAATGACCTCAACGGCATTGGTGGCTTCCAGCCCGGCTCGACGATGAAACCCTTCACGTTCGCCCAGTGGCTGAACGAGGGCAAGTCGATGAACACGAACATCAACGCAAGCGTCCGAAGGTACAAGCAGAACTTCCCGTGGAGGAACACCTGTCCTGCACCGACAGTGGGCTGGTACGACGCCACCAACGGTACCTTCGATCTTCAGAACTCAGACGAGGGTTATTACCGGAACATGACCGTCCTTTACGGCCTCATGAACTCCATCAACACCGCGACGTTTGCCTCTGCATCCCAGGTGGACCTCTGTGGCATTCAGGGCATCGTGGATGCCACCGGAATCCACGGCGGACTCCCCACCCGTGATGAAACCGGCAAGGTCACTGATCCGAACCCCCAGGTCCCGATGACCACACTGTCGAACCTGATTGGTGCAACCCAGACTGCGCCCCTGACCATGGCAGCCGCATTTGCAACCTTCGCTGCCGACGGCAAGTACTGCGAGCCGATCGCCATTACGTCGGTCAAGGACCAGTCCGGCGCGGAGCTGCCGGCCCAGTCCTCCAACTGCAAGGACGCCGTCAAGCCCGAGGTTGCCCGCGGCGTTGCCTACGCCATGCAGGAAGTGCTCAACGCGGGTTCGGGTTCCTTGATCCGCCCGGCGCTTTCCACGCGGAACAACTTCCCGGTAGCAGCCAAGACTGGTACCAACGACTCCAACGGCTCCACGTGGGTTGTTGGTTACACCACCGGGCTGGCAACGGCTTCCTGGTTCGGCGACCCGCTGGGTGACCAGCTCCGCCCGGGCCGAAACCTGACCGTCAACGGCAAGTTCTACCCCTCCATTGACGGTTACATGATTGCCGGTCCGCAGTTCACCAACTACATGTTGTCGGTGGCTCCCGCGTACGGAACCAACCCGTTCCAGGCTCCGCCTTCCAACTTGCTCGGCACGGCTGCCCCGCAGCGCAACACAACGCCGACACCAACAACGCCGAACCCCGCACCGTCCTCAGGAAACAGCGGCAACGGGAACAATGGCAATAACGGCAACGGCAACAACGACAAGGACTAA
- a CDS encoding metallophosphoesterase: protein MSFRDSLANRVRTVGRGFAVTTALGTTAGAAAAAYGWWEKDQFEVRQETLPVLPEGSAPFRVLHLSDIHFVPGQDKKAQWLQSLADLKPDLVVNTGDNLSHTKAVDPLIQALRPLLEFPGVFVPGSNDYYAPRIKNPAGYFRGPSKLKTEPIKLDWPKLRSAFGMGGWIDLTNRAQSVVLNGLRFDFSGVDDPHLKRERYAGWPRGTVNQDARPHLKVGVIHAPYQRVLDHFTEAGADVIFAGHTHGGQICIPGYGALVSNCDLPTWRAKGLHDWESKEFTTPVNVSGGIGTSRFAPVRIACRPEAVLLTLTARS, encoded by the coding sequence GTGTCCTTCCGTGATTCACTGGCAAACCGCGTCCGCACCGTCGGGCGCGGTTTCGCCGTCACTACAGCCCTTGGTACAACAGCCGGAGCGGCAGCAGCTGCCTATGGTTGGTGGGAGAAGGACCAGTTCGAGGTCCGCCAGGAAACACTTCCGGTCCTCCCCGAGGGTTCAGCGCCGTTCCGGGTCCTCCACCTGAGCGACATTCACTTCGTCCCGGGCCAGGACAAGAAGGCCCAGTGGCTCCAGTCGCTGGCCGATCTGAAACCCGATCTTGTGGTCAACACGGGCGATAACCTGAGCCACACCAAGGCCGTCGATCCCTTGATCCAGGCACTTCGCCCGCTGCTGGAGTTCCCGGGCGTTTTCGTGCCGGGGTCCAATGACTACTACGCGCCAAGAATCAAAAACCCGGCCGGATACTTCCGCGGGCCCTCAAAGCTCAAGACTGAACCCATCAAGCTCGACTGGCCCAAGCTCCGGTCAGCCTTCGGCATGGGCGGTTGGATCGATCTCACCAACCGCGCCCAGTCAGTGGTCCTCAACGGACTCCGCTTCGATTTCTCCGGAGTCGACGACCCCCACCTCAAGCGCGAGCGGTACGCCGGCTGGCCCCGCGGAACCGTGAACCAGGACGCCCGCCCGCACCTCAAGGTCGGTGTCATCCATGCTCCGTACCAGCGCGTGCTGGACCACTTCACCGAAGCTGGAGCGGACGTAATCTTTGCCGGGCACACCCACGGCGGCCAGATCTGCATCCCTGGCTATGGCGCCCTGGTCTCCAACTGCGACCTCCCCACGTGGCGCGCAAAGGGACTCCACGACTGGGAAAGCAAGGAATTCACGACGCCGGTAAACGTCTCAGGCGGTATCGGCACCTCACGCTTCGCGCCGGTCCGGATCGCCTGCCGCCCGGAAGCAGTGCTGCTGACGCTCACGGCACGCAGCTAA
- a CDS encoding ABC transporter ATP-binding protein — MSKQTSFFTSVGRLYPHVRPILPRLFMGLICALLASIVALTIPQVLRVLVNNSLQPGGSTDAVWIAAVVILALGIAEAGLVALRRQFVINPATTVETRMRVTLYGHLQQLTVAFHDRWGSGQLLSRAMTDLSFLRRWMAFGAIMLVVTTLTVIIGVGVMFSMSWQLALIFLGAAVPIMINSFRFRRRFSLVTRLSQDQAGDLATTVEESVHGIRVLKAFGRSREALENFNGQAEELRQTEIAKAKQQAGFTLVVTLLPELALGVGLVVGIMLAASGQLSIGSLVAFFATAAVVATPVEFSGMLLAMALTAKTALDRHFEVMDTENTITSPDHATVPETVKGVLRFEHAGFGFDDGGSLLHDLTLDIRPGETMALVGITGSGKSAMLQLVPRLYDVTEGAVTIDGVNVRDYDIDELRRIVAVAFEDTTLFSSSVRDNVLLGAPDPSDAALDEALDVAQAQFAYSLPDGVDTLIGEEGLSLSGGQRQRIALARAIAAKPKVLVLDDPLSALDVNTEERVEARLREVLRETTTLIVAHRPSTVALADRVALLENGTITAVGTHTELLADNDHYHYVIASLDTGPKDLDTELDELEEAEEARR; from the coding sequence ATGTCCAAGCAAACGTCATTTTTCACCTCCGTCGGCCGGCTGTACCCTCATGTGCGGCCAATCCTCCCCCGCCTGTTCATGGGCCTGATATGCGCCCTGCTGGCAAGCATCGTGGCGCTGACGATTCCGCAGGTACTGCGGGTCCTCGTCAACAACTCCTTGCAACCCGGCGGTTCCACGGACGCAGTCTGGATTGCCGCCGTCGTGATCCTTGCGTTGGGTATTGCTGAAGCGGGGCTGGTGGCGTTGCGCCGGCAGTTCGTCATCAACCCCGCCACCACCGTTGAGACCCGGATGCGCGTAACGCTTTACGGGCACCTGCAACAGCTCACCGTGGCGTTCCACGACCGCTGGGGTTCGGGCCAATTGCTCTCCCGCGCCATGACGGACCTGAGCTTCCTGCGGCGCTGGATGGCCTTCGGCGCGATCATGCTGGTGGTCACGACGTTGACGGTGATCATCGGCGTCGGCGTGATGTTCTCCATGAGCTGGCAGCTCGCCCTGATCTTCCTGGGCGCGGCGGTACCGATCATGATCAACTCCTTCCGCTTCCGCCGCCGGTTCAGCCTGGTCACCCGGCTCAGCCAGGACCAGGCCGGCGACCTCGCCACCACCGTGGAGGAATCCGTCCACGGCATACGCGTCCTGAAGGCCTTTGGGCGCAGCCGCGAAGCGTTGGAGAACTTCAACGGCCAGGCCGAGGAGCTTCGGCAGACCGAGATCGCGAAGGCCAAGCAGCAAGCCGGCTTCACCTTGGTTGTTACTTTGCTGCCGGAACTTGCGCTGGGCGTCGGGCTGGTGGTGGGCATTATGCTTGCGGCCAGCGGCCAGCTGAGCATTGGCTCGCTGGTTGCCTTCTTCGCAACCGCCGCCGTGGTGGCCACTCCGGTGGAATTCTCGGGCATGCTGCTGGCGATGGCCCTGACCGCGAAGACCGCGTTGGACCGCCACTTCGAGGTCATGGACACGGAAAACACCATTACTTCCCCGGATCACGCCACGGTGCCGGAGACCGTGAAGGGCGTCTTGCGCTTTGAGCACGCGGGTTTCGGGTTCGACGACGGCGGGTCGCTCCTGCACGATCTCACCCTTGATATCCGTCCTGGCGAAACGATGGCCCTGGTGGGCATCACCGGCAGCGGCAAGAGCGCCATGCTCCAACTCGTCCCCCGCCTCTACGACGTCACCGAGGGTGCTGTGACCATCGACGGGGTGAATGTCCGCGACTACGACATCGACGAGCTCCGGAGGATCGTGGCCGTTGCCTTCGAGGACACCACCTTGTTCTCCAGTTCAGTGCGCGACAACGTCCTCCTGGGCGCTCCGGATCCCAGCGATGCAGCCCTGGATGAAGCCTTGGACGTGGCGCAGGCCCAGTTCGCCTACTCATTGCCCGACGGCGTGGACACGCTCATCGGTGAGGAAGGGCTGAGCCTGTCCGGCGGCCAACGCCAGCGCATCGCCCTGGCCCGGGCCATCGCGGCCAAACCGAAGGTCCTGGTCCTGGACGATCCCCTGTCCGCCCTGGATGTGAACACCGAGGAACGAGTGGAGGCCCGCTTGCGCGAGGTCCTCCGCGAGACCACCACACTGATCGTTGCGCACCGGCCATCCACTGTGGCTTTGGCGGACCGGGTGGCGTTGCTCGAAAACGGCACCATCACCGCCGTCGGAACCCATACGGAACTGTTGGCCGACAACGATCACTACCACTACGTCATCGCCAGCCTGGATACCGGTCCGAAGGACCTGGACACCGAACTGGACGAACTCGAAGAAGCTGAGGAGGCCCGCCGGTGA
- a CDS encoding ABC transporter ATP-binding protein: MSATTFGTANEDNTLLTKADSKAVRRRSLTLLASLIRPVRLRFWLTIAMVVVSQLTRVAGPALIAFGIDNALPALQAGDNGPLVLAGALYLAAAIATAGMTALYVTSTARLSQAMLLDLRLRVFRHTQRLSLEFHEKYTSGRIIARQTSDLEALRELLDSGVSSLASGMLFMLFTAITVFALDWRSGLIMLAAGVPMFFLARWYQKHSQIAFRESRVVSARLIVHFVETMTGIRAVKAFRKEPENASQYGELAEDYRKNTVRSINLNGIFQPGLVLIGNVCVAVVLLFGGFRVLSGDLAVGVLLALILSTKRFFQPVDQMAMFYNSFQSAQAALEKVSGLLEEVPTVRPPKAPVPLKSSRGEIDFQSVEFGYGDGQVVVPTMDLHIPAGQTVALVGQTGAGKSTLAKLVARFYDVTSGAITLDGIDLRDLSTTDLRRAVVMVTQEAFLFSGSVADNIALGRPEASRAEIEAAAVAVGAHEFITSLPEGYDTDVNKRGGRVSSGQRQLIGFARAFLAAPAVLILDEATSSLDIPSERMVQQGLAQLLEGVAGGNSVRTAIIIAHRLSTVETADRVLVVHDGRIVEDGTPAELINGGGRFAQLHGAWRDSLV; encoded by the coding sequence GTGAGTGCCACAACTTTTGGAACCGCCAACGAGGACAACACGCTCCTCACCAAGGCAGACAGCAAAGCCGTACGACGCCGGTCGCTCACCTTGCTTGCCTCGCTCATCCGCCCCGTGCGGTTGCGTTTCTGGCTGACGATCGCGATGGTGGTGGTCTCGCAGCTCACGCGGGTTGCCGGGCCGGCGCTGATCGCCTTTGGGATCGACAACGCCCTTCCCGCGCTGCAGGCAGGCGACAACGGCCCCTTGGTGCTGGCGGGTGCCCTGTATCTGGCAGCTGCCATCGCCACGGCCGGAATGACAGCACTGTATGTGACGTCCACGGCCCGCCTGAGCCAGGCCATGCTCCTGGATCTCCGGCTGCGCGTTTTCCGGCACACCCAACGGCTGAGCCTGGAATTCCACGAGAAATACACCTCCGGGCGCATCATTGCCCGGCAGACGTCGGACCTTGAAGCGCTCCGCGAACTCCTGGACTCCGGCGTCAGCTCCTTGGCGTCCGGCATGCTGTTCATGCTCTTCACGGCCATCACGGTGTTCGCGCTGGATTGGCGCAGCGGTCTGATCATGCTGGCTGCCGGAGTGCCCATGTTCTTCCTTGCCCGCTGGTACCAGAAGCACTCGCAGATCGCCTTCCGTGAATCCCGTGTGGTTTCAGCCCGGTTGATCGTGCACTTCGTGGAGACCATGACAGGCATCCGCGCAGTGAAGGCTTTCCGCAAGGAACCCGAGAATGCATCGCAGTATGGCGAGTTGGCCGAGGATTACCGTAAGAACACTGTCCGCTCCATCAACCTGAACGGCATCTTCCAGCCGGGCCTGGTGCTGATCGGGAATGTCTGCGTTGCCGTGGTCCTGCTGTTTGGTGGCTTCCGTGTGCTCAGCGGCGACCTCGCCGTCGGCGTCCTGCTGGCCCTGATCCTGTCGACCAAGCGCTTCTTCCAGCCCGTGGACCAGATGGCGATGTTCTACAACTCGTTCCAGAGCGCGCAGGCAGCATTGGAAAAGGTGTCGGGCCTCCTTGAGGAAGTTCCCACGGTCCGTCCGCCGAAGGCCCCGGTGCCGCTGAAGAGTTCGCGGGGCGAGATCGATTTCCAGTCTGTGGAGTTCGGGTACGGCGACGGCCAGGTAGTGGTTCCCACGATGGACCTGCATATCCCGGCCGGGCAAACCGTTGCGTTGGTGGGCCAAACCGGCGCCGGCAAATCGACGCTGGCCAAGCTCGTGGCACGCTTCTATGACGTCACGTCCGGGGCGATCACCCTGGACGGCATCGACCTCAGGGACTTGTCCACCACAGACCTGCGCCGCGCCGTGGTGATGGTGACCCAGGAAGCGTTCCTCTTCAGCGGATCAGTAGCTGACAACATCGCGCTGGGCCGGCCCGAAGCATCCCGGGCGGAAATCGAGGCCGCCGCGGTTGCTGTCGGGGCTCACGAGTTCATCACCAGCCTGCCCGAAGGCTACGACACTGACGTCAACAAGCGCGGTGGCCGGGTGTCCTCGGGCCAGCGCCAACTCATTGGTTTCGCCCGGGCCTTCCTGGCCGCACCGGCCGTGCTGATCCTCGACGAAGCAACGTCCTCCCTGGACATTCCGTCCGAGCGGATGGTCCAGCAGGGACTTGCGCAGCTCCTGGAAGGCGTGGCGGGTGGGAACTCTGTCCGGACGGCAATCATCATCGCCCACCGCCTCTCCACCGTGGAGACAGCCGACAGGGTCCTCGTGGTCCATGACGGCCGCATCGTGGAGGACGGGACGCCGGCCGAATTGATCAACGGAGGCGGACGGTTCGCCCAGTTGCACGGGGCCTGGCGGGACTCGCTGGTGTAG